One genomic window of Luteitalea pratensis includes the following:
- a CDS encoding phosphatidylinositol-specific phospholipase C1-like protein, whose product MPSPALVERTATPGARGLATRYSGDNRVPYRGGMSSRLLLPALLGAITVVSATQSAAPPAPPVSCAAVTAANADDCLRLNHLQVLGTHNSYHLAPAAPILAALGDRAPALDYTHQPLPVQLERLGIRQLEIDVYADPSGGRYSTPAMLRTTPGLERLVPGPALRAPGFKVLHVPDVDFHVTCPTLVACLTEVRDWSRAHPRHVPILVMLELKDEPRDDPRHIGLVQPLPIDGPALDALDAEIRSVFDETHLLTPDDVRGSRATLREALEKDGWPRLRDARGKVLFAMDNTDAHRAAYLDGHPTLERRVLFVSADPGSPASAFLKMNDALGAEGRRIRARVAETYIVRTRADEPGKEARTGDTRRRDAAFATGAQFVSTDYPEPSPFGTGYLARLPGAASLPARCNPVTAPPGCRDAWLEALR is encoded by the coding sequence GTGCCCAGCCCCGCGTTGGTCGAGCGCACCGCCACGCCAGGTGCACGCGGCCTCGCGACGCGTTACTCGGGTGACAACCGCGTGCCGTATCGTGGCGGCATGTCGAGCCGATTGCTCCTGCCGGCGCTGCTTGGTGCCATCACGGTCGTGTCAGCCACGCAGTCCGCGGCGCCTCCTGCGCCACCGGTGTCGTGCGCTGCAGTCACGGCGGCCAACGCCGACGACTGCCTGCGCCTGAACCACCTGCAGGTGCTGGGCACGCACAACAGCTACCACCTCGCACCGGCCGCGCCGATCCTTGCCGCGCTCGGCGACCGCGCTCCTGCCCTCGACTACACGCATCAACCGCTGCCGGTGCAGCTCGAACGGCTCGGGATCCGTCAACTCGAGATCGATGTCTACGCCGACCCGTCCGGCGGCCGATACAGCACGCCCGCGATGCTCCGGACGACGCCCGGGCTGGAACGGCTGGTGCCCGGACCCGCGCTGCGCGCTCCCGGTTTCAAGGTCCTCCACGTACCCGACGTGGACTTCCATGTGACCTGCCCGACCCTGGTCGCCTGCCTCACCGAGGTGCGCGACTGGTCGCGTGCGCACCCGCGCCATGTGCCGATCCTCGTGATGCTCGAACTCAAGGACGAGCCGCGCGACGACCCCCGGCACATCGGGCTGGTACAGCCGCTGCCGATCGACGGTCCCGCGCTCGACGCCCTCGACGCGGAGATCCGCTCCGTGTTCGACGAAACCCACCTGCTGACGCCTGACGACGTCCGCGGCAGCCGGGCAACGTTGCGCGAGGCACTCGAAAAGGATGGCTGGCCGCGGTTGCGGGATGCCAGGGGCAAGGTCCTCTTCGCGATGGACAACACCGACGCGCACCGTGCTGCCTATCTCGACGGTCATCCCACGCTCGAGAGACGAGTGCTGTTCGTGAGTGCCGATCCGGGCTCGCCCGCGTCGGCGTTCCTCAAGATGAACGACGCGCTTGGAGCCGAGGGCCGCCGCATCCGTGCCCGCGTGGCCGAGACCTACATCGTCCGGACACGCGCCGACGAGCCGGGCAAGGAAGCGCGCACCGGCGACACCAGACGGCGCGATGCCGCGTTCGCGACCGGCGCGCAGTTTGTCAGCACTGACTATCCCGAACCGAGCCCGTTCGGAACGGGCTATCTCGCGCGGCTGCCAGGCGCTGCATCGCTGCCGGCGCGGTGCAACCCGGTGACCGCCCCTCCGGGCTGTCGCGACGCGTGGCTCGAGGCGCTCCGATGA
- a CDS encoding YqaA family protein yields the protein MSLLLLFAWAFAAATILPLSSEVALVVEIVRRGDWQVPVLVATVGNVLGAATTYALARFAVTHAPSPSPRVARASALLARYGSPALLLSWVPVIGDLIVALAGAARMPLLPFAFWTTVGKAARYVAVAIAVSQR from the coding sequence GTGAGCCTGCTGCTCCTGTTCGCGTGGGCCTTCGCGGCAGCGACGATCCTGCCGTTGTCATCGGAAGTGGCTCTCGTCGTCGAAATCGTCCGTCGCGGCGACTGGCAGGTGCCGGTGCTGGTGGCCACCGTCGGCAACGTGCTCGGGGCGGCCACCACGTATGCGCTCGCCCGATTCGCCGTGACCCATGCGCCGTCGCCGTCGCCACGCGTCGCACGCGCGTCGGCGCTGCTCGCCCGTTACGGCTCGCCCGCGCTCTTGCTGTCGTGGGTACCGGTGATCGGCGACCTGATCGTCGCCCTGGCCGGCGCGGCGCGGATGCCGCTGCTGCCCTTCGCGTTCTGGACGACCGTGGGCAAGGCCGCACGCTACGTGGCCGTCGCGATCGCCGTCTCCCAACGCTGA